A stretch of DNA from Desulfosarcina ovata subsp. ovata:
GACGGAAGCCGGTCCACGTGTACAATGTGGTAAATCTTGGGTTGTAGTGGTACAGCCAATTTTAACCCCCCTCACAATCAGGTGGCAGCGTATCGTCTAAGGAGTCGGAATCATATGCGATATTTTTGTCCATTTTGAAGTTTTTTTGAAACAATCAGAGCTTACGAATTTTACTGCACTTTCCTACTCCCTGTCTAATTGTGGATGGTGAGCAACAGAGGCACCACCGCACCCCAATAAATAATCGATTGAACACCGCAGGGTATCGGCCAGTTTGACGATCACATCCGTACTTGTGTGACTGCCAGCCTCAATGCTTTTGATCAGATCGACAGGTAAGCCGGAACGTTTTGAAACTTCTGCTACACTGAAACCCATATCTTCACGCCAATAGCGCACCCGTTTACCCATCTCAGGGTCTTGGGTCGCCGAATCTATCATATCTTTGCTGGTGCCAGGGGCCGAGTATGTTTTTTCATCCTCTTTTACCATCGGGTCAGGAAGTTCAGATGGAATGTAGGAAACTCGTCCCCATAGAAAATAGTCCATTTATTTTTTATGTAACGATGAATCACAACCCTACAATTGAGCCTGATCCCCCTCTGAAATACAAATTACCGCATATCATACTCGCCTGATTTAGATCACATTTTTTTCGCCAAGAATACGAAGTAGGCTCCTGGCAAGACATCCTCAATCCGCCTGACCAAACCGTTTCCCCTATGATCGAGTCCTATCGTAAGGATAACCCTTTGTGCCGCCGCACATTGATTGCCTTCCATTTAAGAAGTGGCTGGTTGTGGATACGTTTTTGCAGGACTTTATCAGATGTTAAAAGCGTCGCGTCAATCTCCCCTCGTTCGAGCAGCAGGTCCAGGAATTCCAGCTCAGCGCCTGAAAAGGGCAGCACCGCAGACAGATTATCTTGACATTCTTTTACCATTCGTGTCCCGTATTCGGCTGATTCCACATGGAGCTCTGGTGAATTGACGCGGATCGTGGGAATCAACTGCCTAGCCAACTCCGTGGCATCGAACTTCACACCATCGGCGGAGACCGTCCTCCAATCCTTTCTATTCATTGCACCATAGACTACAAACCCAATACGAAGGCGATTGGAATCGATTTCGTCCATTCTGAGAATCCGATGGCTGTCGAACAAGTCCCTAGCCTGTCGGCGCGAGAATAGCGCAGCCAATTTCCCGGCCGCCAATTCATTTAGATTCAGCACCGGAATTTCCGTTGCTCGCCATGTCCCGACAGAATGAGAATTCCTGATCGTCACTGGCCACAATGGGACACGGAACATGAAATTAAGATCCACTTCTAGGTTTCCGCCCTGGCCAAAAGCGTTTTTATACCGCAACGACCACTTGCCTCCGGCGTGTTCTTCAGGCATCCGCCTGACAGTGAACCCCTCCCGAGTAAAAACCGCCTGAACGGCTTGTTCGACGTTGGGGCGGTCAGCGAGCATACCATCTCGATCTGCGGTTCCCACATAATTCAAATCGATGTCGACAGAGAGCCGGGGTACATCGAAGACAAAGAGGTTCAAGGCTGTGCCGCCCTTGAGAACCAGCTTCCCTTTGAGGAATGGATGACTCCGTAATGCATCCAGCAGCCCCAACAGCTGAGCAACTTTTTCGAGCATATCCGGTCTGAAGCCTGTCGCTTCCGCTTCGGCTGCAAGTTTCTCGGGGGAAATCTTCATGGCACCTCCCCCCATGCCCGTTCGAGGACTTCATTCGGAACCACCAAGTTCCATTCCGACACGAATCGACCTGATTCTCGCTTTGAACGGTTCAGGTAATGAGGCTGCCTTGGGCGCATGTCGCGAAGCATATTAAGATGTCGGTCCTCAACCATCAAAGTTTCGCGGTGCTGATCGAGAAAAAACCCCACTTTCGCCCCGGTGGTCGCATTTCCGAGCAGGAGCGTGTATTCCACAACCTTATCGAGGTCGAAAAATTCTACGGACTCCATCGACCGCCATATTTCCTCCCAACTTCCCGAGAGGTCTGGACGATCAAGCACATCGACCAAGGTCCGTTCCAGGGTCGTAACCCTCAATTCCTGACCGGATCGCTCTGCGGCCGAAACACCGAAATTTTCTTTCCCAGAACGTAGAAGCGCTTGACGAAACCTCGCTCCCCGGAAAACGTACGCTCGAAAATTCAAAGATCCAAGCGGACGGGATGCCGAGTAGACAAAGTGTGTATGAACCGAGTAAGCCTTACCGTGAAATTCAAGCGAGGTGTGGTGCGACAGCACTGCATCCGGTGTTAACTTCGCGGCTACGAGAAAAGGGTCGATAGGATATGAACCGGGATCAGCCCCCGGGGGGATGACGGCATACAACCCTCGTCGCACCAGGACAACCCGACCGGCCTTCCGGTGATAGGCCAAAAATGACTCCTGCGTTCGTCCGCGGACCTCACCCAGAGACGATAAATGATCAGCCAACTCTTTTCCGGTAAAAACCGGATGCTTTCGGAAAAACTCATCGTGTTTCATCGTCGGCGTCCTTGACTTCGTTTCATGTTACCCATAAAAATTACATGGGTTTCATAATTAAATGTCAAGTAAAAGCCTCGGTCCAATCCAGCCGACTTGACAAATTAACACATAACCCATCTCAAATTATGGGTTTCGCATGTGCGTGTCAAGAACCAAACAACCCCATTACCAGCATTATTCCCCCGCCTCCTGTGGATACCCATAAAGCAGGCTTTCAGCACGTCATAATGGGTTTCCCCGTCCAGCTGTCATTTCAGGATGCCACCACTTTTGTTTTCAATCATTTCCTGTCTTCTTATTTAGATCTTGAACAACAGAGGCACTACCACACCCCAATAAAAAATCAATGGAACACCGCAGGGTATCGGCCAGTTTGACGATCACATCCGTACTTGTGTGATTGCCGGCCTCAATGCTTTTGATCAGATCGACAGGTAAGCCGGAACGTTTTGCAACCTTCGCTACACTGAATCCCATATCTTCACGCCAATAGCGCACCCGTTTGCCCATTTCCGGGTCTTGGGCCACCGAAACCTTCATATCTTTGCTGGGATCGATATCCGAATATATTTTTTCATCCTCTTTTACCATTGGATCAGGCAGTTCAGATGAAATGTAGGAGACTGGTCCCCATAGAAAATAGTCCATGGGTTTCCGGGTCGCCACGGATACAGCTAATATGTAATTTAGCGAGGGATTTTGCCTGGCGTTGGCACCGTGAATATTGGATACCACGTTGATCCTCACACCCACTTTATTCGCCCACTCCGTCCTGGAATAACCTTCCATCTCTTTTTCGATACGCTGAAGGACTTCTTTAAAATCGACGTCGACATGAATATTTTTCATTTTATATTAATTTTTTTCTTGACAATCAGTTATTTTATTATGTAACGATGAATCAAACCCTACAATCGAACCTGATCCCCGTCTGAAATCCGAACGAAAGCGCCTCATACTCGCCTGATTTAGATCACTTTTTTGTTTGTTCGCCAAGATTACAGAAGTAGGTTCCAATTTTTAATAATAAATGTAATTGCTGAACGTAAGTCGGAACGCAATATGTTTTCAGCGTTAGAAGGTTTCAATAATGCTGAAATCCTGGATAGGTCTACGCATAAATTACATTAATACGGAAATGGAATCAAACCCTATTCCGATGGCAGCTTTTCATTTTTCATTAAATAAAAACAACGTAGGGAAAAAATGGATGTCGTCGATGAACTTGAGGAAGAATTCGGAAGATCGTTGACCGCAAAGGAACTCGCCCAACTGTTGCGGATCGATCCCCGTACCGTCAACCGGTATGCAAGCAGATGGGGCGGTGTCGAAGTGTCACCAAACCGGTATCGGTTTTTTGAAAAATCGATCAAGCAAGTGTTCAGCCATGCCAACAATCATCATGAAACGGGGCAAGCGGCGCTACATCAGCCAGATCATGGTAAACGGCGTGAAAAAGTCCAAACTGTTCCCGGATACCAGCAAGGCGTCAAAACAAGCCGCCATGCAGTGGGAACTCGAGACCAGAAAGCGTCTCGAACGGGAGTCGATCGCCACCAGATGTTTGTCGATCATCGTTTGGATCAATGAATACCTCGATGAAGTGAAAGCCCGCTATTCCCAAAAAACCTATGAAGAAAAGAGAAAGGCGTTCTCCCGCTTTATCGATCACAGCGGCTATTCAATGGAAACACCTGTCGATGAGATTAAACGGGATGCGGTTCGTGCCTTCCTTCGGCACATATCAACAACGATCAGCGGTCACGCAGCCAACAAAGCGCGAAAAAATTTAGGCGCGGCCTGGCGCTGGGGAGAACGCAATATCGAGGACTGGCCCCATATGCCCAACCTCTTTTTGACAAGCGAGCGATTCAAGGTGGAAAAAAACGTACGATACGTCCCTCCTGAAACGGATTTTTGGAAGGTCTACGCAATCTGCGAAAGGCAGGACCAAGTGATGCTGCTGGCTTTCTTCCATCTCGGTGCACGCCGAACCGAGCTGTTCAACCTGAAATGGTCCGGAGTCGATTTTGTCAGGGAGCAGGTATATCTGCAAACCCGTAAGCGGGACGGTGGCATGGAAGGGGACTGGATCCCTATGACTAAACAACTTTACCGGGATCTGACCGCATGGTTAAAAGAACGCCAGAAGATGGCAGGCTTGGATCAAGAGCATGTGTTCGTCTGTTTGTCACAAACCGCTTTTTGCGATGACTATTACGGAAAACCATTTCAGAAGCGTCAGCATTTCATGGAGAAGCTATGCAAGAAGGC
This window harbors:
- a CDS encoding helix-turn-helix domain-containing protein yields the protein MDYFLWGRVSYIPSELPDPMVKEDEKTYSAPGTSKDMIDSATQDPEMGKRVRYWREDMGFSVAEVSKRSGLPVDLIKSIEAGSHTSTDVIVKLADTLRCSIDYLLGCGGASVAHHPQLDRE
- a CDS encoding nucleotidyl transferase AbiEii/AbiGii toxin family protein, yielding MKISPEKLAAEAEATGFRPDMLEKVAQLLGLLDALRSHPFLKGKLVLKGGTALNLFVFDVPRLSVDIDLNYVGTADRDGMLADRPNVEQAVQAVFTREGFTVRRMPEEHAGGKWSLRYKNAFGQGGNLEVDLNFMFRVPLWPVTIRNSHSVGTWRATEIPVLNLNELAAGKLAALFSRRQARDLFDSHRILRMDEIDSNRLRIGFVVYGAMNRKDWRTVSADGVKFDATELARQLIPTIRVNSPELHVESAEYGTRMVKECQDNLSAVLPFSGAELEFLDLLLERGEIDATLLTSDKVLQKRIHNQPLLKWKAINVRRHKGLSLR
- a CDS encoding type IV toxin-antitoxin system AbiEi family antitoxin domain-containing protein, coding for MKHDEFFRKHPVFTGKELADHLSSLGEVRGRTQESFLAYHRKAGRVVLVRRGLYAVIPPGADPGSYPIDPFLVAAKLTPDAVLSHHTSLEFHGKAYSVHTHFVYSASRPLGSLNFRAYVFRGARFRQALLRSGKENFGVSAAERSGQELRVTTLERTLVDVLDRPDLSGSWEEIWRSMESVEFFDLDKVVEYTLLLGNATTGAKVGFFLDQHRETLMVEDRHLNMLRDMRPRQPHYLNRSKRESGRFVSEWNLVVPNEVLERAWGEVP
- a CDS encoding helix-turn-helix domain-containing protein, producing MKNIHVDVDFKEVLQRIEKEMEGYSRTEWANKVGVRINVVSNIHGANARQNPSLNYILAVSVATRKPMDYFLWGPVSYISSELPDPMVKEDEKIYSDIDPSKDMKVSVAQDPEMGKRVRYWREDMGFSVAKVAKRSGLPVDLIKSIEAGNHTSTDVIVKLADTLRCSIDFLLGCGSASVVQDLNKKTGND
- a CDS encoding helix-turn-helix domain-containing protein → MDVVDELEEEFGRSLTAKELAQLLRIDPRTVNRYASRWGGVEVSPNRYRFFEKSIKQVFSHANNHHETGQAALHQPDHGKRREKVQTVPGYQQGVKTSRHAVGTRDQKASRTGVDRHQMFVDHRLDQ
- a CDS encoding tyrosine-type recombinase/integrase codes for the protein MSIIVWINEYLDEVKARYSQKTYEEKRKAFSRFIDHSGYSMETPVDEIKRDAVRAFLRHISTTISGHAANKARKNLGAAWRWGERNIEDWPHMPNLFLTSERFKVEKNVRYVPPETDFWKVYAICERQDQVMLLAFFHLGARRTELFNLKWSGVDFVREQVYLQTRKRDGGMEGDWIPMTKQLYRDLTAWLKERQKMAGLDQEHVFVCLSQTAFCDDYYGKPFQKRQHFMEKLCKKAGVRPFGFHSIRHMFASWLWRKNVSLGHIQQLLRHQSPRTTERYLKSLGLETVRKSLQMTFNPSGDDEFPPN